The following proteins are encoded in a genomic region of Arachis stenosperma cultivar V10309 chromosome 4, arast.V10309.gnm1.PFL2, whole genome shotgun sequence:
- the LOC130975098 gene encoding ornithine aminotransferase, mitochondrial-like — MPNVSKAKNLTLGNFFIPLFLETLSEICKPSHHHEETHSSPLTTDRHSCSLSYLRFSPLPTLLHTTLTFAILAVADDHRCCCTDHRSSSPFYPNHLLRALIADDRRCSDNRCCCTTVTIVISVLLIIVLSVLISLNMYGHCHLKILKALTEQAEKLTLSSRAFYNDWFPPFAEHLTSMLGYDMVLPMNTGAEGVETALKLARKWSYEKKRIPKDEAIIVSCCGCFHGCTLAVISMSCDNEATRGFGPLLPSHLKVDFGDAEALERIFKEKGEHIAGFLLEPIQGEAGVIIPPDGYLKAVRDLCTRYNVLMIADEIQTRLARTGKMLACDWEEVRPDVVVLGKALGGGVFPVSAVLADKDVMLCIKLGEHGSTFGRNPLANA; from the exons ATGCCTAATGTATCTAAAGCCAAAAACTTGACACTTGGTAACTTTTTTATCCCTCTTTTTCTCGAAACACTTAGTGAAATTTGT AAACCCTCTCACCATCACGAAGAAACCCACTCATCACCACTCACCACTGACCGTCACTCCTGTTCGCTCTCATATCTGCGCTTCTCACCTTTGCCAACCCTGTTGCACACAACCCTTACCTTCGCCATTCTCGCCGTCGCTGATGACCATCGCTGTTGCTGCACTGACCATCGCTCTTCTTCTCCGTTCTACCCTAATCATCTTCTCCGTGCCCTAATCGCAGATGACCGTCGCTGTTCTGACAATCGCTGTTGCTGCACCACCGTCACCATTGTCATCTCCGTGCTTCTCATCATCGTCTTATCTGTGCTCATATCATTGAATATGTAT GGACATTGCCATCTTAAAATTCTGAAAGCCTTAACAGAGCAAGCAGAAAAGCTGACCCTGAGTTCTCGAGCCTTTTACAATGATTGGTTTCCACCATTTGCTGAGCATTTGACAAGTATGCTTGGTTATGATATGGTTCTTCCCATGAACACTGGTGCTGAAGGAGTGGAAACAGCTCTGAAATTAGCAAGAAAGTGGAgttatgaaaagaaaagaattccCAAAGATGAG GCTATTATTGTGTCATGTTGTGGCTGCTTCCATGGCTGTACACTAGCTGTTATATCTATGAGTTGTGACAATGAAGCTACCCGGGGTTTTGGTCCTTTATTGCCTAGCCATCTTAAAGTTGATTTTGGTGATGCAGAAGCCCTTGAAAGAATTTTTAAAG AAAAAGGAGAACACATAGCTGGCTTTCTTTTGGAACCCATCCAGGGTGAAGCTGGG GTAATCATTCCTCCGGATGGCTATTTGAAAGCTGTTAGAGATCTTTGCACCAGATATAATGTGCTGATGATTGCAGACGAAATACAAACTAGGTTAGCAAGAACAGGGAAGATGCTGGCTTGTGACTGGGAAGAAGTTCGCCCAGATGTTGTGG TACTAGGGAAAGCATTGGGTGGAGGAGTTTTTCCTGTGAGTGCAGTTCTTGCAGACAAGGATGTAATGCTTTGTATAAAACTAGGAGAGCATGGAAG TACCTTTGGCAGGAATCCATTGGCCAatgct